From the genome of Streptomyces sp. NBC_01341, one region includes:
- a CDS encoding DUF1700 domain-containing protein, translated as MKTSADPVRDYLTAVEREASALPADRRQELLADLAEHIEVTRAERPDASIIEILRELGDPRTIAATALAETGAGVAGASATSGAGTATRRGKVHPLVPLLMLTLSLPFVVIFPDLPGPLIGVLFRIAGAVLLCTSVHWTAVQKTTGVLLTAVVPSAVIATWNLSSGGPAGDTTALLANLAMLALLVGTAAWLWRVRRA; from the coding sequence ATGAAGACCTCTGCCGACCCCGTACGCGACTACCTCACCGCCGTGGAGCGCGAAGCCTCCGCCCTGCCCGCCGACCGCCGCCAGGAGCTCCTCGCCGACCTCGCCGAACACATCGAGGTGACACGGGCCGAGCGCCCCGACGCCTCGATCATCGAGATACTCAGAGAACTGGGGGACCCCCGCACGATCGCAGCGACGGCGCTGGCCGAGACAGGGGCCGGGGTCGCCGGGGCATCGGCCACGAGCGGTGCCGGCACAGCCACCCGGCGCGGCAAGGTGCATCCCTTGGTGCCGCTTCTGATGCTCACCCTCTCGCTGCCCTTCGTCGTGATCTTCCCCGACCTCCCAGGGCCGCTGATCGGCGTCCTGTTCCGCATCGCCGGCGCGGTGCTTCTCTGCACCTCGGTGCACTGGACCGCCGTGCAGAAGACCACCGGCGTACTGCTCACCGCAGTCGTCCCGAGCGCTGTCATCGCCACCTGGAACCTTTCCAGCGGCGGCCCGGCCGGTGACACCACAGCTCTCCTGGCCAACCTGGCGATGCTCGCACTGCTGGTCGGCACGGCAGCATGGCTCTGGCGGGTCCGCCGCGCCTGA
- a CDS encoding molybdopterin-dependent oxidoreductase, producing MARKADKSADGAPVGRRAVLGMLGAGAAALATAPYLQRGWEGALAKASQVDATGITGLLPSPGGFRYYSIVGSVPRKDETSYELRIDGLVDRPKTYSLAELRALPRTRVVHDVLCTDGWRVENTPFDGVKLADLLDAAGVRAEGKAIRFTCFDGAYSESLTLEQARRSDVMVALNMQDKPISHEHGGPVRLYVAPMYFYKSAKWLSGISVTDKVVPGYWEERGYAVDGWLDGEDRRGGQAA from the coding sequence ATGGCAAGGAAGGCGGACAAGTCCGCTGATGGTGCGCCTGTGGGCCGACGGGCGGTGCTCGGCATGCTCGGTGCCGGTGCCGCGGCGCTGGCCACCGCGCCGTATCTGCAGCGGGGCTGGGAAGGCGCTCTCGCCAAGGCATCCCAGGTCGACGCGACCGGGATCACCGGTCTGCTGCCCAGTCCTGGGGGTTTCCGGTACTACAGCATCGTCGGTTCGGTGCCGCGCAAGGACGAGACGAGCTACGAGCTGAGGATCGACGGCCTGGTGGACAGGCCGAAGACCTATTCGCTGGCGGAGCTGCGCGCGCTGCCACGCACGCGCGTCGTGCACGACGTGCTGTGCACGGACGGATGGCGCGTGGAGAACACGCCCTTCGACGGGGTGAAGCTGGCGGACCTCCTGGATGCGGCCGGCGTCCGGGCGGAAGGCAAGGCCATCAGGTTCACCTGCTTCGACGGCGCCTATTCGGAGAGCCTGACGCTGGAACAGGCGAGGCGGTCCGACGTCATGGTGGCGCTGAACATGCAGGACAAGCCGATCAGTCATGAGCACGGCGGACCGGTCCGCCTGTACGTGGCTCCGATGTACTTCTACAAGTCGGCCAAGTGGCTTTCCGGTATCTCGGTCACCGACAAGGTCGTACCCGGCTACTGGGAGGAACGCGGATATGCGGTGGACGGCTGGCTCGACGGAGAGGACCGGCGCGGTGGCCAGGCAGCCTGA
- a CDS encoding sigma-70 family RNA polymerase sigma factor, whose amino-acid sequence MREHRDGLVSYAERMLGDRGLAEDVVQETAIRAWRNVDRLLGTEGSVRGWLFTVTRHLVIDLVRKPHARKEVVGGTYNDPAFVRDGTDAVHNSLVAKPLLLRLSPEHRAVLVHIYLCDRTIQETAGILGVPTGTVKSRQHNALRKLRSVAGVEAA is encoded by the coding sequence ATGAGAGAGCATCGGGACGGGCTGGTGTCCTACGCCGAGAGAATGCTCGGCGACCGCGGTCTCGCGGAGGACGTCGTACAGGAAACCGCCATACGAGCCTGGCGCAACGTCGATCGTCTGCTCGGTACCGAGGGATCGGTCCGGGGATGGCTCTTCACCGTGACACGTCACCTGGTCATCGACCTCGTGCGCAAGCCGCACGCGCGCAAGGAGGTCGTGGGTGGGACCTACAACGACCCGGCCTTCGTGCGCGACGGCACGGACGCCGTGCACAACTCGCTCGTCGCGAAGCCACTGCTGCTTCGGCTCTCCCCGGAGCACCGGGCCGTGCTGGTGCACATATACCTGTGCGACCGCACCATCCAGGAGACCGCCGGCATCCTGGGAGTGCCGACGGGAACAGTGAAGTCCCGCCAGCACAACGCGCTGCGCAAACTGCGCAGCGTGGCCGGTGTCGAGGCCGCCTGA
- a CDS encoding CGNR zinc finger domain-containing protein has protein sequence MNLDHVFVCGSPALDFAATLRARRSLRFEMFVAPDRLDAWFLESGIVDAISPAEQADVEEAKELREAVYELVTARRLEEEFPAEALTAVNATARKPAAAPQLTPSGRWTEATPQQALSTIARQAVELLSGPDVPLLKECGNPQCTRIYVDRSRGVRRQWCGMDSCGNKIKAAAYRARKKSGQAAASH, from the coding sequence ATGAATCTCGACCATGTATTCGTCTGCGGAAGCCCGGCCCTGGACTTCGCCGCCACGCTTCGCGCCCGCCGGTCGTTGCGCTTCGAGATGTTCGTGGCACCCGACAGGCTGGATGCCTGGTTCCTGGAGTCCGGCATCGTGGACGCGATCTCCCCGGCCGAGCAGGCGGACGTCGAGGAGGCAAAGGAGCTGCGTGAGGCGGTCTACGAACTGGTCACCGCCCGTCGCCTCGAGGAGGAATTCCCCGCCGAAGCACTGACGGCGGTCAACGCGACGGCTCGCAAGCCGGCCGCCGCACCTCAGCTCACCCCTTCCGGCCGCTGGACGGAGGCGACACCCCAGCAAGCCCTCTCCACGATCGCGCGGCAGGCGGTCGAACTGCTCAGCGGGCCGGATGTACCGCTGCTCAAGGAGTGCGGAAACCCTCAGTGCACCCGCATCTACGTCGACCGTTCCCGGGGGGTACGCCGGCAGTGGTGCGGCATGGACTCCTGCGGCAACAAGATCAAGGCAGCCGCCTATCGCGCCCGCAAGAAGAGCGGACAGGCCGCCGCTTCGCACTGA
- a CDS encoding cytochrome b/b6 domain-containing protein: MRWTAGSTERTGAVARQPERPDRVARFSGAERLVHRATGWLMLLCLVSAACLYLGPVAQLVGRRHLMITVHEWSGILLPAPFLLGLLSPAFRADLRRINRWAAYDGRWLRAVRTRLTDPASRPAGKFNAGQKIYAGWIAGAVLVMMFTGLLMWFMGLLPLISRTSAIFVHDILAWAITVVLIGHMRKAYGDPVARAGMRTGYVDRKWAMTHHAKWLTEEGRDRSRAGSDHS; encoded by the coding sequence ATGCGGTGGACGGCTGGCTCGACGGAGAGGACCGGCGCGGTGGCCAGGCAGCCTGAACGCCCCGACAGGGTTGCCAGGTTCAGCGGTGCCGAGAGGCTGGTGCACCGGGCCACCGGGTGGCTGATGCTGCTGTGCCTGGTGTCCGCGGCGTGCCTGTACCTCGGTCCTGTCGCCCAGTTGGTGGGCCGGCGGCACCTCATGATCACTGTCCACGAGTGGTCCGGCATCCTGCTGCCGGCGCCCTTCCTCCTCGGCCTGCTCTCCCCGGCGTTCCGCGCGGACCTGCGCAGAATCAACCGTTGGGCCGCGTACGACGGGCGCTGGCTCCGCGCGGTCCGCACACGGCTCACCGACCCGGCTTCCCGCCCCGCGGGCAAGTTCAACGCGGGCCAGAAGATCTACGCGGGATGGATCGCGGGGGCGGTGCTGGTCATGATGTTCACCGGTCTGCTGATGTGGTTCATGGGGCTGCTGCCCCTCATCTCCCGAACCAGTGCGATCTTCGTTCACGACATCCTGGCCTGGGCGATCACCGTCGTCCTGATCGGCCACATGCGGAAGGCGTACGGGGATCCGGTGGCCAGGGCGGGTATGCGCACGGGCTACGTCGACCGGAAGTGGGCGATGACGCACCATGCGAAGTGGCTCACGGAGGAGGGCCGGGACCGGAGCCGGGCGGGGAGCGACCACAGCTGA
- a CDS encoding PadR family transcriptional regulator, which translates to MEPGDSTKQARAAAQLRKGVLEYCVLALMRDRPRYGVELLRALEDSGALATSQGTVYPLLSRLRRDDLVTTTWQESTSGPPRRYYALTDSGRAALDEFTRVWPGFRNAVDTFLTTPPPSTGDPV; encoded by the coding sequence ATGGAACCAGGTGATTCGACCAAGCAGGCCCGGGCAGCCGCCCAACTGCGCAAGGGCGTCCTGGAGTACTGCGTACTCGCGCTGATGCGGGACCGGCCCCGCTACGGCGTGGAACTCCTCCGCGCCCTGGAGGACTCCGGCGCCCTGGCGACCAGTCAGGGAACGGTCTACCCGCTGCTCTCCCGGCTCCGCCGCGACGACCTGGTCACGACCACCTGGCAGGAGTCCACCTCCGGACCACCTCGTCGCTACTACGCGCTCACCGACAGTGGCCGTGCCGCTCTCGACGAGTTCACCCGCGTCTGGCCCGGCTTCCGCAACGCCGTCGACACCTTCCTGACCACTCCGCCCCCCTCCACCGGAGACCCCGTATGA
- a CDS encoding Bax inhibitor-1/YccA family protein produces MTSSNPVLSRQEFRRERGRKVTARGPVGEMSTRRREGARPGGGPAPGRELSDGLLAQPVGALMTMDAVIGRTALALMTVMLTAVLSWTVPPVAPTNLGVSYGIAGMAALVACALTLLQARTVRVPSVLVLAYAAVQGVFLGVVSNTVSTHMSAGVVVQTVLGTMTAFAGVLIAYRLHWIRMTRRFHGFAGGAALGLVLLAAVDLLFSMCTSADGLGFRSGVLGIALGVLGVVMGACFLALHVRQVEDGVTFGVAAEESWRAAFGLTLTLVWLYVEAGRLFTLVREDDVY; encoded by the coding sequence TTGACGAGCAGCAATCCCGTGCTCTCGCGTCAGGAGTTCCGCCGAGAGCGCGGGCGGAAGGTGACAGCAAGGGGCCCGGTCGGCGAGATGTCGACTCGTCGGCGGGAGGGAGCCCGTCCCGGCGGTGGGCCGGCTCCCGGCCGGGAACTCTCGGACGGCCTCCTGGCGCAGCCGGTCGGCGCCCTGATGACGATGGACGCCGTCATCGGGCGTACCGCCCTGGCCCTGATGACCGTGATGCTTACGGCCGTCCTGTCGTGGACGGTGCCGCCGGTCGCCCCCACGAACCTGGGAGTGTCGTACGGCATCGCCGGCATGGCTGCTCTGGTGGCCTGCGCCCTGACGCTCCTCCAGGCCCGCACGGTCCGGGTCCCGTCCGTCCTGGTCCTCGCCTATGCGGCTGTTCAGGGTGTCTTCCTCGGCGTCGTCTCCAACACCGTCTCCACGCACATGTCGGCCGGGGTTGTGGTCCAGACCGTGCTCGGAACGATGACCGCCTTCGCCGGTGTGCTGATCGCATACCGGCTGCACTGGATCCGTATGACGCGGCGATTCCACGGGTTCGCCGGTGGCGCCGCTCTGGGCCTCGTCCTGCTCGCTGCGGTTGATCTCCTGTTCTCCATGTGCACGAGTGCCGATGGTCTGGGCTTCCGGAGCGGTGTTCTCGGCATCGCTCTCGGTGTCCTCGGCGTCGTCATGGGGGCCTGTTTCCTTGCCCTGCATGTCAGGCAGGTCGAGGACGGGGTCACCTTCGGCGTCGCCGCCGAGGAGTCCTGGCGAGCAGCCTTCGGCCTGACCCTGACTCTGGTGTGGCTCTACGTCGAAGCCGGGCGTCTGTTCACGCTGGTGCGGGAGGACGACGTCTACTGA
- a CDS encoding GMC family oxidoreductase produces MTSEHAAYDVIVVGGGTAGCVLASRLSEDREVRVLLLEAGTSTASLPDAVTEPSAWPRLAATPASWGDRTVPQRASGAQVGLPRGRGLGGSSAINAMVFARGHRSSYDSWSEHGAKRWAFDDLLPYFQRTETAVSGAESRGTAGPLVVSPASRPNDVLLACLDGAVEAGHRHAHDISGGLEEGFAAVDLNIVDGRRQSAADAYLAQALDRPNLHVVTDALAHRLLFSGKRCTGVEYGVGGRVHTARAGREVVLAAGTIGSAHLLLRSGIGPEDDLRQAGVDVFHPLPGVGRNLHDHPRANLVYRTRRQVPPARNNHGEILGLLRSTPDTEGPDLQIIFIDIPVPNPIAPVENGFTIGVSPMRPGSRGSLRITSADPYAAPLLDPNYFAEEEDVRTVLSGIATARGIARSSSLAEWGVEEVGPGLGAVDEQSISDYARRHFSSYCHPVGTCAMGEDEVSVVDSELRVRGLDGLRVADASVMPSIPSNNINATVYAIAERAAELLRHS; encoded by the coding sequence ATGACCAGTGAGCATGCGGCGTACGACGTGATCGTCGTCGGAGGCGGAACGGCCGGCTGCGTGTTGGCTTCGCGCCTCTCCGAGGACCGGGAGGTACGGGTCCTGCTGTTGGAGGCCGGGACCTCGACCGCCTCCCTGCCGGACGCGGTGACGGAGCCGTCGGCCTGGCCACGCCTCGCGGCCACACCTGCCAGCTGGGGTGACAGGACAGTGCCCCAGCGCGCTTCCGGCGCACAGGTCGGCCTCCCCCGCGGCCGCGGTCTCGGCGGCTCGTCGGCGATCAACGCCATGGTGTTCGCCCGCGGACACCGCTCCAGTTACGACAGCTGGAGCGAACACGGAGCCAAGCGCTGGGCGTTCGACGACCTGCTGCCCTACTTCCAGCGCACCGAGACCGCCGTCAGCGGCGCCGAGAGCAGGGGTACGGCCGGTCCCCTGGTCGTCAGCCCCGCCTCACGGCCGAACGACGTCCTGCTCGCCTGCCTGGACGGAGCAGTCGAAGCGGGGCACCGGCACGCCCACGACATCAGCGGCGGCCTCGAAGAAGGCTTCGCGGCTGTGGACCTCAACATCGTCGACGGACGTCGGCAGAGCGCGGCGGACGCCTATCTGGCGCAGGCCCTCGACCGCCCGAATCTCCACGTCGTCACGGACGCCCTCGCACACCGGCTGCTGTTCAGCGGCAAGCGATGCACAGGCGTCGAGTACGGCGTCGGCGGCCGGGTCCACACCGCCAGGGCAGGTCGCGAAGTGGTCCTCGCGGCAGGCACCATAGGCTCTGCCCACCTGCTGCTGCGTTCGGGCATCGGCCCCGAGGACGACCTGCGTCAGGCAGGCGTGGACGTCTTCCACCCCCTGCCGGGCGTGGGCCGGAACCTCCACGACCACCCGCGGGCCAATCTCGTCTACCGCACGCGCCGGCAGGTGCCGCCGGCGCGCAACAACCACGGCGAGATCCTCGGTCTGCTGCGCAGCACCCCGGATACCGAAGGGCCCGATCTGCAGATCATCTTCATCGACATCCCCGTGCCCAACCCGATAGCACCCGTGGAGAACGGCTTCACCATCGGCGTCTCGCCCATGCGGCCGGGCAGCCGCGGTTCCCTGCGGATCACCTCGGCCGATCCGTACGCCGCGCCCCTGCTCGACCCCAACTACTTCGCCGAGGAAGAGGATGTCCGGACGGTCCTCTCCGGAATCGCGACAGCGCGCGGCATCGCGCGGTCGTCGTCGCTCGCCGAGTGGGGCGTGGAGGAGGTCGGTCCCGGACTCGGCGCCGTGGACGAACAGTCGATCAGCGACTACGCCCGGAGGCATTTCAGCTCCTACTGCCACCCGGTCGGCACCTGCGCGATGGGTGAGGACGAGGTGTCCGTGGTGGATTCCGAACTGCGCGTCAGGGGTCTCGACGGTTTGCGTGTGGCCGACGCCTCCGTGATGCCGTCGATTCCGTCCAACAACATCAACGCCACGGTCTACGCCATCGCCGAACGAGCGGCCGAACTGTTGCGCCACTCCTGA
- a CDS encoding GNAT family N-acetyltransferase: MDPVTLDTDRLVLRAFTSADVDAVYEACQDEDIQFYTPVPVPYRRADAEKLVGEKLPAQWAEDKDYTLGAFRKDTAALVGSYCLTLISRGVWELGYWAVKEQRGRGYSVEAARALCDWGWATLDVHRIEWWAMAGNTGSRAVAEKLGFTVEGTLRNRGIANDGKPHDWWVGGLPRP, from the coding sequence ATGGATCCAGTGACTCTTGATACTGACCGTCTGGTGCTGCGGGCCTTCACCTCTGCCGACGTGGATGCGGTGTACGAAGCCTGCCAGGACGAGGACATCCAGTTCTATACGCCGGTGCCGGTGCCGTACCGGCGTGCGGACGCGGAGAAGCTCGTCGGCGAGAAGCTGCCCGCCCAGTGGGCCGAGGACAAGGACTACACGCTCGGCGCGTTCCGCAAGGACACCGCCGCCCTGGTCGGCTCGTACTGCCTGACCCTCATCAGCCGCGGCGTCTGGGAGCTCGGTTACTGGGCGGTCAAGGAGCAGCGCGGACGTGGGTACTCGGTGGAGGCCGCTCGGGCCCTGTGCGACTGGGGCTGGGCCACGCTCGACGTCCACCGCATCGAGTGGTGGGCCATGGCCGGGAACACCGGCTCGCGTGCCGTCGCCGAGAAGCTCGGCTTCACCGTCGAAGGGACACTGCGCAATCGCGGCATCGCCAACGATGGCAAGCCGCACGACTGGTGGGTAGGCGGACTGCCGAGGCCCTGA
- a CDS encoding helix-turn-helix domain-containing protein, producing the protein MSDLWLARCESELRERRGAERQREAGAGPKHHLVFTDRLLVTLVHLRTGLPHAALAELFGIARSTISRAIGEIRPLPAMRGFAVPDHSGVRRRTLADVFAYAEAAGIRLRIDGAETQVRRPKAGGPGRRAFVSGKKKQNTTWAFAPWGRRGDSAAWGRRSGTGRPWGGDLSSGRQPRVGDGAPRPALRSGATVRPLVRRWRRPWR; encoded by the coding sequence TTGTCCGATCTTTGGCTCGCCCGGTGCGAGTCGGAGCTTCGTGAGCGGCGTGGTGCCGAGCGGCAACGGGAGGCCGGTGCCGGCCCGAAGCACCACCTGGTCTTCACCGACCGCCTGCTCGTCACCCTCGTCCACCTACGCACCGGGCTCCCGCACGCCGCGCTCGCAGAGCTGTTCGGCATCGCCCGCTCCACGATCTCCCGTGCCATCGGGGAGATCCGCCCGTTGCCGGCCATGCGTGGCTTCGCAGTCCCCGACCACTCCGGCGTGCGACGTCGGACCCTGGCGGACGTGTTCGCCTACGCCGAGGCCGCGGGGATCCGGTTGCGGATCGACGGCGCCGAGACCCAGGTGCGCCGCCCGAAGGCAGGCGGGCCCGGACGGCGGGCCTTCGTCTCCGGCAAGAAGAAGCAGAACACCACCTGGGCATTCGCCCCCTGGGGCCGCCGGGGCGATTCCGCCGCCTGGGGGCGGCGGTCCGGCACCGGGCGGCCCTGGGGCGGCGACCTGTCGAGCGGCCGCCAGCCTCGAGTGGGCGACGGTGCGCCCCGACCGGCACTCAGGAGTGGCGCAACAGTTCGGCCGCTCGTTCGGCGATGGCGTAGACCGTGGCGTTGA